In Limibacter armeniacum, a single window of DNA contains:
- a CDS encoding STM4011 family radical SAM protein, protein MKWNILYRGPLSSCNYECSYCPFAKTKNTRAELLDDEQKLLKFEAWVNAQQQHNIGILFTPWGEGLIRKHYQQVMTRLSHQPMVDKVAIQTNLSSTLDWMREVNTDAFALWTTFHPTQISLSAYLDRCEKLNSMGINYSVGMVGLKEDFELIQEMRDRLAPHVYLWVNAYKREEGYYTEEDLNFLNKIDPHFHFNAVRHPSYGEACRAGYSSFSIDGDGAVTRCHFIKNKLGNIYETPLEEMVKRTPCSNDTCGCYIGYINMDKLGLDNVYQGKILERIAI, encoded by the coding sequence ATGAAATGGAATATACTTTATAGGGGACCGCTCTCCAGTTGTAATTATGAGTGCAGCTATTGTCCGTTTGCCAAAACCAAGAATACAAGGGCTGAACTGCTGGACGATGAACAAAAACTGCTGAAGTTTGAAGCTTGGGTAAATGCACAGCAACAACACAATATCGGTATCCTCTTTACCCCTTGGGGAGAGGGACTGATCAGAAAGCATTACCAGCAAGTGATGACTCGCTTAAGCCACCAGCCGATGGTCGATAAGGTAGCGATTCAGACCAACCTTTCTTCCACTTTGGATTGGATGCGTGAGGTCAATACGGATGCATTTGCCCTTTGGACCACTTTCCACCCAACGCAGATAAGCCTGTCGGCTTATCTGGATCGTTGCGAAAAACTCAATAGCATGGGGATTAACTACAGCGTAGGGATGGTTGGGTTGAAAGAAGATTTTGAGCTGATTCAGGAGATGAGAGATCGGCTTGCTCCCCACGTTTACCTTTGGGTAAATGCCTACAAAAGGGAGGAAGGTTATTATACTGAAGAAGACCTGAATTTCTTGAATAAGATTGATCCTCATTTTCATTTCAATGCAGTCAGGCACCCAAGTTACGGAGAGGCTTGCAGGGCAGGATATTCTTCCTTTTCAATTGATGGGGATGGAGCAGTGACAAGATGCCATTTTATCAAAAACAAGTTGGGGAATATCTACGAGACTCCACTGGAGGAGATGGTTAAAAGAACCCCTTGCAGCAATGATACTTGTGGCTGTTATATTGGCTATATCAATATGGATAAACTGGGACTTGACAATGTGTATCAAGGAAAAATCTTGGAACGGATTGCTATTTGA